One window of the Arthrobacter sp. D5-1 genome contains the following:
- a CDS encoding GMC oxidoreductase: protein MGRLGTGNSGDAGFEPASDPPRHRGSGIGIGIGIEKVDAVVVGSGFGGSVAALRLAEAGQSVVLMERGKPYPPGSFARSPSEMGRNFWDPDRGLYGLFDAWTFRGTEGLVSSGLGGGSLIYANVLLRKDEKWFVNESPIPGGGYENWPFTRADLDPYYDAAEAMLQPVPYPYKDTAKTLAMEKSAANLGLSITRPPIAVTFSTAPGTEPRTNHALPLPGYGSIHGPTTVRTTCTLSGECDIGCNAGAKNTLDHNYISAASFRGADVRTFHDVRGIRPLDAGTQGGGYEVRYVVHHPDRHGELLTERIIHCRRLILGAGTFGTNFLLLRNRGSLPALSDALGTRFSGNGDLLTFIMGAKTPPANGSRPGVRTLTGSRGPVITTAIRVPDSNDDDGDGRGYYVEDAGYPAFMNWLMETAQLRTTMKRTVKLAGQLLKDRLFDAGRSNVSADLAAALGDGRLSSSSVPLLGMGRDIPDGVMTLRDGRLAIAWTMATSKEYFGRVRETMEAISKDLDGDFIDNPLWWAKRVITVHPIGGAPSGRHPGEAVCDSYGEVFGYPGLFVVDGAAMPGPVGANPSLTIAAFAERTCAHIIENADKAQHRGIRPEDTEGSGGAREKVAVEREAAGAVVDVGASAPRALAPDATKGKAAPAELPASAAPEVPQARSRGLGGPGAPDAPETTSVRFTEQMHGWFSPGTTDPEKGRSLGRDRSRKIMFELTITAEDMEAFATDPNHPAKAEGYVLADYFGGRMPVERGWFNLFIPDASDDGAPARRMLYRLWLRDPGGTPFTFTGHKLIHNEAGFDLWADTTTLYATILRGHVPPDAVPPDPGTPDVAPPDAGRPVASGAAQAGVVGAGILFIRPLDFARQLTTFRAEGPAPAAGLMTFGKLFAGELWQVYGQGLRRVPFPFTSKQ, encoded by the coding sequence ATGGGTCGTCTGGGGACCGGGAACAGTGGGGATGCGGGGTTTGAGCCCGCGTCTGATCCGCCACGCCACCGCGGCAGCGGCATCGGCATCGGCATCGGCATCGAAAAAGTCGACGCAGTGGTGGTGGGCTCCGGCTTTGGAGGTTCCGTTGCGGCGCTTCGACTGGCCGAAGCCGGACAGTCCGTTGTGCTCATGGAACGCGGCAAACCATACCCGCCGGGCAGCTTCGCGCGCTCGCCGTCGGAGATGGGCCGGAACTTCTGGGATCCGGACCGCGGCTTGTATGGACTCTTTGATGCCTGGACGTTCCGCGGCACGGAGGGACTGGTGTCCAGCGGGTTGGGCGGCGGCTCACTCATCTATGCCAACGTCCTCCTGCGAAAGGACGAAAAGTGGTTCGTCAACGAGTCCCCGATCCCCGGCGGTGGTTACGAGAACTGGCCCTTCACCCGGGCTGACCTTGATCCCTATTACGATGCCGCCGAAGCCATGCTGCAGCCTGTGCCGTATCCCTACAAGGACACCGCGAAGACCCTTGCCATGGAGAAGTCCGCCGCGAACCTGGGGCTGTCCATCACCCGGCCTCCCATTGCCGTCACGTTCTCAACGGCGCCTGGCACGGAGCCCCGGACAAATCACGCCTTGCCCCTTCCCGGCTACGGGAGCATCCATGGTCCCACCACGGTGCGGACCACCTGCACGCTGAGCGGTGAATGCGACATCGGGTGCAACGCCGGCGCCAAGAATACGCTGGACCACAACTACATTTCAGCGGCGTCCTTCAGGGGTGCCGATGTCAGGACGTTCCACGATGTCCGCGGTATTCGGCCGTTGGACGCTGGAACGCAGGGCGGGGGCTATGAAGTCCGCTATGTGGTGCACCATCCGGATCGACACGGCGAACTCCTCACAGAACGCATCATCCATTGCCGCCGGCTCATCCTGGGGGCCGGCACGTTCGGCACCAACTTCCTCCTGCTCCGCAACCGTGGCTCCCTTCCGGCGCTCAGCGACGCCCTGGGCACCCGCTTCAGCGGCAACGGCGACCTTTTGACGTTCATCATGGGCGCCAAGACTCCCCCGGCCAATGGCTCACGCCCGGGTGTCCGGACATTGACCGGAAGCCGCGGGCCGGTGATCACCACAGCCATCAGGGTCCCGGATTCGAACGACGACGACGGCGATGGTCGCGGCTACTACGTGGAGGATGCCGGGTATCCGGCCTTCATGAACTGGCTCATGGAAACAGCACAACTGCGCACCACCATGAAACGGACGGTGAAACTGGCGGGGCAACTGCTCAAGGACAGGTTGTTCGACGCCGGCCGCTCCAACGTCTCCGCCGACCTCGCCGCAGCACTGGGCGACGGCCGATTGTCGTCCAGTTCGGTGCCTCTGCTGGGAATGGGAAGGGACATTCCCGACGGCGTCATGACCCTTCGCGACGGGAGGCTGGCCATCGCCTGGACCATGGCAACGTCCAAGGAGTATTTCGGCCGCGTCCGCGAGACCATGGAGGCGATTTCCAAGGACTTGGACGGGGACTTCATTGACAACCCCCTGTGGTGGGCCAAGCGTGTCATTACGGTTCACCCCATTGGAGGCGCCCCGTCCGGCCGGCATCCGGGGGAAGCCGTCTGCGATTCGTATGGGGAGGTGTTCGGATACCCGGGACTATTCGTCGTTGACGGGGCCGCAATGCCCGGTCCGGTGGGCGCCAACCCGTCCCTGACCATCGCCGCATTCGCAGAGCGTACCTGCGCCCACATCATCGAGAACGCAGACAAGGCGCAACACCGGGGCATCCGTCCGGAAGACACTGAAGGCTCCGGCGGGGCCCGCGAAAAGGTGGCCGTTGAACGGGAGGCAGCAGGCGCCGTCGTCGACGTCGGTGCATCCGCTCCGCGCGCGTTGGCGCCGGACGCTACCAAAGGCAAGGCGGCACCAGCGGAACTGCCCGCGAGCGCAGCGCCTGAGGTACCTCAGGCGCGCAGCCGCGGACTCGGCGGGCCTGGCGCTCCCGACGCCCCAGAGACCACCTCCGTGCGGTTCACCGAGCAGATGCACGGTTGGTTCAGTCCCGGCACCACCGATCCGGAAAAGGGGCGGAGCCTGGGCCGGGACCGCAGCCGGAAGATCATGTTCGAACTGACCATTACCGCCGAGGACATGGAGGCGTTCGCGACCGATCCGAACCACCCTGCCAAGGCCGAGGGCTACGTGCTGGCGGACTACTTTGGTGGCCGGATGCCGGTAGAGCGGGGCTGGTTCAATCTCTTCATTCCGGATGCGTCCGACGACGGCGCACCAGCCAGGCGCATGCTCTACCGCTTGTGGCTTCGGGACCCAGGTGGCACGCCGTTCACGTTCACCGGGCACAAACTGATCCATAACGAGGCAGGTTTCGACCTCTGGGCGGACACCACCACCCTGTACGCCACCATCCTCCGCGGCCATGTGCCGCCGGATGCTGTGCCACCCGATCCAGGGACGCCGGACGTTGCACCGCCGGACGCCGGTCGGCCCGTTGCAAGCGGCGCTGCCCAGGCAGGCGTAGTTGGCGCCGGGATCCTCTTCATCCGGCCTCTCGACTTCGCCAGGCAACTGACCACGTTCCGGGCCGAAGGACCGGCCCCGGCCGCAGGCTTGATGACCTTCGGCAAACTGTTCGCCGGCGAACTCTGGCAGGTCTACGGCCAGGGTCTCAGACGCGTACCGTTCCCGTTCACGTCAAAACAATGA
- a CDS encoding dihydrofolate reductase family protein: protein MSRVTCDLTVSLDGFVAGPNQSPDKPLGEGGESLHRWQFEEREASAAEIAGILEAGAYIMGRNMFAGPGSGRWDQEWRGWWGEEPPYHAPVFVLTHHQREPLAMEGGTTFHFVTDGIESALAQAREAAGDRDVAIAGGAQTARQYLSAGLMDELRLHISPVILGGGERLLDGVGDVTLEPIEARGTGLVTHVRYRVQR, encoded by the coding sequence ATGAGCCGTGTCACTTGTGATCTGACTGTTTCCCTTGACGGATTTGTTGCCGGGCCCAACCAGTCCCCGGACAAGCCGCTGGGGGAGGGCGGCGAGAGCCTGCACCGTTGGCAGTTCGAGGAGCGGGAGGCCAGCGCAGCAGAGATCGCGGGCATCCTCGAAGCTGGTGCTTACATCATGGGCCGGAACATGTTCGCCGGTCCCGGATCGGGCCGGTGGGATCAGGAATGGCGCGGCTGGTGGGGTGAGGAACCCCCGTATCATGCACCTGTTTTCGTCCTGACCCATCACCAGCGCGAGCCGCTGGCGATGGAAGGTGGCACCACTTTTCACTTCGTCACTGACGGCATCGAATCGGCCTTGGCCCAGGCCCGGGAAGCCGCCGGGGATAGGGATGTGGCGATTGCGGGGGGAGCGCAAACCGCTCGTCAGTATCTCTCCGCAGGCCTCATGGACGAACTGCGGCTTCACATCTCGCCGGTGATCCTGGGTGGTGGCGAACGGCTGCTCGACGGCGTGGGGGACGTGACGCTTGAACCGATCGAAGCGCGCGGGACCGGACTCGTCACCCACGTGCGGTATCGGGTGCAGCGCTGA
- the umuD gene encoding translesion error-prone DNA polymerase V autoproteolytic subunit, which yields MGVIVGPRVIDAGFSLMSVLLAPLPVAAGYPSPAQDYFDGRIDLNEHLIKDVTSTFVVRVTGQSMEGAGISDGDELIVNRALEPKDGSVVVAVLDGELTIKRLRVRPSGVILQADNPKYPDIRVPALSELTIWGVATTCLHHI from the coding sequence GTGGGCGTGATAGTCGGCCCCCGCGTGATAGATGCGGGCTTTTCCCTGATGTCGGTTTTGCTGGCACCTCTCCCGGTGGCGGCCGGGTATCCGTCGCCGGCGCAGGACTATTTTGATGGCCGGATCGATCTCAACGAGCACCTTATCAAGGACGTCACCAGCACTTTTGTGGTCAGGGTGACGGGGCAGTCCATGGAAGGTGCCGGGATCAGTGATGGAGACGAGCTGATCGTCAACCGTGCGCTGGAGCCGAAGGATGGGTCCGTCGTCGTGGCTGTCCTCGATGGTGAACTGACCATCAAAAGGCTCCGCGTCAGGCCTTCGGGAGTGATCCTTCAAGCGGACAATCCCAAGTATCCGGACATCCGTGTGCCGGCACTGTCCGAACTCACCATCTGGGGAGTTGCCACCACGTGCCTGCACCACATCTGA
- a CDS encoding low molecular weight phosphatase family protein, with protein sequence MTSEHPAVLFVCSKNGGKSQLAAALMRELAGDNVTVYSAGTKPGAALNAQSVESLAELGIDVTGEYPKPVTDEVLDTVDAVIVLGTEAKLDPPTGKRFEIWETDEPSERGIGGMERMRLVRDDIKTRVQTLYSDLATT encoded by the coding sequence ATGACCTCGGAACATCCCGCCGTCCTGTTCGTCTGCAGCAAGAACGGCGGCAAATCCCAGCTCGCCGCAGCTCTCATGCGGGAACTGGCTGGGGACAACGTCACCGTCTACTCAGCCGGAACAAAACCCGGCGCGGCGTTGAACGCCCAGTCCGTGGAATCCCTGGCCGAACTGGGCATCGACGTCACCGGCGAGTATCCCAAACCGGTCACCGACGAAGTCCTCGACACCGTGGACGCCGTCATCGTTCTGGGAACCGAAGCCAAACTCGACCCACCGACCGGGAAACGCTTCGAAATCTGGGAAACCGACGAACCCTCAGAACGTGGCATCGGAGGCATGGAACGCATGCGCCTGGTCCGCGACGACATCAAAACCCGCGTCCAAACCCTCTACAGCGATCTCGCGACAACCTAA
- a CDS encoding arsenate reductase ArsC: MTDHQETTLGLQDNTEVLHRISDRLAGRYAGIFAAETVERYVFESYTALARTAKVSAYLPATTEHFANDRLHALAKSKSSLASEIPEVLFVCVQNAGRSQMAAALLTAEAKGKIRVRSAGSLPASELDANVVTVMNEMGLDLGKEYPKPLTDDVVRASDVVITMGCGDSCPIYPGKRYEDWELTDPADQPLDTVRTIRDEIHGRVKNLVASLTKETAL; the protein is encoded by the coding sequence ATGACCGACCACCAGGAAACCACGCTCGGCCTGCAGGACAACACCGAAGTACTCCACCGCATCAGTGACCGGCTCGCCGGACGTTACGCAGGGATCTTCGCCGCAGAAACCGTCGAACGCTACGTCTTCGAGTCCTACACAGCACTGGCCCGCACCGCGAAGGTCAGCGCCTACCTGCCCGCGACCACCGAGCACTTCGCCAACGACAGGCTCCACGCCCTGGCCAAGTCAAAAAGCTCCCTCGCCTCGGAGATCCCGGAGGTGTTGTTCGTTTGCGTACAGAACGCCGGCCGCTCCCAAATGGCCGCGGCCCTGCTCACAGCCGAAGCCAAAGGCAAGATCCGCGTCCGCTCCGCCGGGTCCCTGCCCGCATCAGAACTCGACGCCAACGTCGTGACAGTCATGAACGAGATGGGCTTGGATCTGGGCAAGGAATACCCCAAACCGCTCACCGACGACGTCGTCCGCGCCTCCGACGTGGTCATCACCATGGGCTGCGGCGACTCCTGCCCGATCTACCCCGGCAAACGCTACGAAGACTGGGAACTCACCGACCCCGCTGACCAGCCCCTCGACACCGTCCGGACCATCCGTGATGAAATCCACGGCCGTGTGAAGAACCTGGTCGCCTCCCTGACGAAAGAGACTGCACTCTAA
- a CDS encoding FAD-dependent oxidoreductase: MDSVTNFPIAVIGAGPVGLATAAHLLERGLEPVIFEAGPSAGAAIEQWRQIRLFSPWRFNLDDAAVRLLEPTGWESPRPTALPYGGELIDNYLTPLADTPQIASRLQTGSRVIAVTRQGMDKTHVRDRDTTPFVVRVEHGGGETRDHTVAAVIDASGTWSTRNPLGTSGLPAIGEGLAADRISSPLPDVVGRDRAAFAGRRALVVGAGHSAANTLINLADLAKDEPDTRILWAVRGNSAEKVYGGGDADGLPARGQLGSRLRRLVEAGTIELHTGFGIAALKNLDSHVSVEAVDGRTIDADVIVPCTGFRPDLEILRELRLDLDPAVEAPTGLGPLIDPEFHSCGTVPAHGAKVLTHPEKDFYIVGMKSYGRAPTFLLATGYEQVRSVAAALAGDQESADTVLLELPETGVCSADAGTSCDVPAPATTGSQEPESGCCSTPEPAFVGFPTGLAHGRSGTTS; the protein is encoded by the coding sequence ATGGACTCAGTGACGAACTTTCCCATCGCAGTGATCGGCGCAGGCCCGGTAGGACTCGCCACCGCGGCCCACCTGCTCGAACGCGGACTCGAACCGGTCATCTTCGAAGCAGGCCCCTCCGCCGGCGCCGCCATCGAACAGTGGCGGCAAATCCGTTTGTTCTCACCCTGGCGCTTCAACCTCGACGACGCCGCCGTCCGCCTGCTCGAACCCACCGGCTGGGAATCACCCCGTCCCACCGCACTGCCCTACGGCGGCGAACTCATCGACAACTACCTCACCCCACTGGCGGATACACCCCAGATCGCTTCCCGGCTCCAGACCGGCTCCCGCGTCATCGCCGTGACCCGGCAGGGCATGGACAAAACCCACGTCCGGGACCGCGACACCACCCCCTTCGTTGTCCGGGTTGAGCACGGCGGCGGAGAAACACGGGACCACACCGTCGCTGCCGTCATCGACGCCTCCGGCACCTGGTCCACCCGCAACCCGCTTGGCACCTCCGGCCTGCCCGCCATCGGCGAAGGCCTGGCAGCTGACCGGATCTCCTCGCCGCTGCCCGACGTTGTTGGCCGCGACCGCGCCGCTTTCGCCGGCCGCCGCGCCCTCGTTGTCGGGGCGGGCCACTCGGCAGCGAACACCCTGATCAACCTCGCAGACCTCGCCAAGGACGAACCCGATACCCGCATCCTGTGGGCCGTCCGCGGCAACTCCGCCGAGAAGGTCTACGGCGGCGGTGACGCCGACGGGCTCCCTGCACGCGGCCAGCTCGGCTCCCGCCTCCGCCGTCTGGTCGAGGCCGGCACCATCGAACTGCACACCGGGTTCGGCATCGCTGCCCTGAAAAACCTCGACTCGCATGTGAGCGTCGAAGCCGTCGATGGACGCACCATCGACGCCGACGTCATCGTCCCTTGCACCGGCTTCCGCCCGGACTTGGAGATCCTGCGGGAACTGCGCCTGGACCTGGACCCCGCCGTTGAAGCTCCCACCGGGCTCGGCCCGCTGATCGACCCTGAATTCCACTCCTGCGGCACGGTCCCGGCGCACGGCGCGAAGGTCCTGACCCACCCTGAAAAAGACTTCTACATCGTCGGGATGAAGTCCTACGGCCGGGCACCGACCTTCCTCCTCGCTACCGGCTACGAGCAAGTCCGTTCCGTCGCCGCAGCCCTCGCCGGTGACCAGGAATCGGCGGACACCGTCCTCCTTGAACTGCCCGAAACGGGGGTATGCTCCGCGGACGCCGGTACCAGCTGCGATGTTCCCGCCCCTGCCACCACCGGGTCGCAGGAGCCCGAGTCAGGCTGCTGCTCCACACCGGAACCGGCATTTGTCGGCTTCCCGACCGGGCTCGCACACGGCCGATCCGGCACCACCAGCTGA
- the trxB gene encoding thioredoxin-disulfide reductase produces the protein MSTDVQTEQLIIIGSGPAGYTAAIYAARAGLNPLVLAGSVTAGGALMNTTEVENFPGFPGGIQGPELMDGLQEQAEKFGARIVFDDVTEVDLKGHLKRVVTGGGETHEAPAVILATGSAYKELGLPEEKKLSGHGVSWCATCDGFFFREQDIIVVGGGDSAMEEATFLTRFARTVTVVVRKDELRASRIMAQRAKDNPKIKFAWNSAITTIHGDSKVTGVTLTDTRTGETREQDATGIFVAIGHLPRTELVAGQVDLDDEGYIKVDSPTTVTNLSGVFACGDAVDHRYRQAITAAGTGCAAALDAERFLAALDDAHSIATALVEEPTHA, from the coding sequence GTGAGCACCGACGTCCAGACCGAGCAACTGATCATCATCGGCTCCGGCCCAGCCGGCTACACCGCGGCGATCTACGCCGCCCGCGCAGGCCTGAACCCGCTGGTCCTGGCCGGGTCGGTCACCGCCGGCGGTGCGCTGATGAACACCACCGAAGTGGAGAATTTCCCCGGCTTCCCCGGCGGCATCCAAGGCCCTGAGCTCATGGATGGGCTCCAGGAACAGGCGGAAAAGTTCGGCGCCCGGATAGTGTTCGACGACGTCACTGAAGTTGATCTGAAGGGTCACCTCAAGCGTGTGGTCACTGGAGGCGGCGAGACCCACGAGGCCCCGGCCGTCATCCTTGCCACCGGTTCCGCGTATAAGGAACTGGGCCTTCCGGAGGAGAAGAAACTCAGCGGCCACGGAGTGTCCTGGTGCGCCACCTGCGACGGGTTCTTCTTCCGCGAACAGGACATCATCGTGGTTGGTGGCGGCGACTCCGCCATGGAGGAAGCGACCTTCCTGACCCGCTTCGCCAGGACCGTCACGGTCGTAGTGCGCAAGGACGAACTCCGCGCCTCCCGGATCATGGCCCAGCGCGCCAAGGACAACCCCAAGATCAAGTTCGCCTGGAACTCGGCCATCACCACCATCCACGGCGACAGCAAAGTCACCGGCGTGACCCTCACGGACACCCGCACCGGAGAAACCCGTGAACAGGACGCCACCGGGATCTTCGTGGCCATCGGCCACCTGCCCCGCACCGAGCTGGTTGCCGGACAAGTCGACTTGGACGACGAGGGCTACATCAAGGTCGACTCACCCACCACGGTTACCAACCTCTCCGGCGTTTTCGCCTGCGGGGACGCCGTGGACCACCGCTACCGTCAAGCCATCACCGCAGCCGGAACCGGCTGCGCGGCCGCGCTGGATGCCGAACGGTTCCTTGCCGCCCTGGATGACGCCCACAGCATCGCCACCGCCCTGGTCGAAGAACCAACCCACGCCTAA
- a CDS encoding arsenate reductase ArsC: protein MSYETIKKPSVLFVCVHNAGRSQMAAAFLTTLGKGGIEVRSAGSQPADKVNPAAVEAMAELGIDMSAEIPKVLTTEAVKESDVVITMGCGDECPYFPGKRYEDWVLEDPAGQGVDAVRPIRDEIKTRIEGLIASLVPAAK, encoded by the coding sequence GTGAGCTACGAAACCATCAAGAAGCCCTCTGTCCTCTTCGTCTGCGTCCACAACGCCGGACGTTCCCAAATGGCCGCAGCGTTCCTGACAACTCTTGGCAAGGGTGGGATCGAAGTCCGCTCCGCAGGCTCCCAGCCCGCCGACAAGGTCAACCCGGCCGCCGTCGAAGCCATGGCCGAACTGGGTATCGACATGTCAGCCGAAATCCCCAAGGTCCTCACCACCGAGGCCGTCAAGGAATCCGACGTCGTCATCACCATGGGCTGCGGCGACGAATGCCCATACTTCCCCGGCAAGCGCTACGAAGACTGGGTCCTGGAAGACCCCGCCGGCCAAGGCGTGGACGCCGTCCGCCCGATCCGCGATGAAATCAAGACCCGCATCGAGGGCCTGATCGCCTCCCTCGTCCCGGCTGCCAAATAG
- a CDS encoding helix-turn-helix domain-containing protein gives MNIEAVDTFQARVARHAALADPARLRIMDLLTLGDFSPSELQAELGMPANLLSHHLRTLEEAGLATRHRSEADKRRSYLRLATGALSGLVPGAAHTASRVLFVCTRNSARSQLATALWRQVSDIPAASAGTRPANRIARGAIETARRHGLDLPDIAPRTLEEVAEEADLVVTVCDNAHEELTGLGGIHWSVPDPLRLDTAAAFDHAFDDITRRINDLAPRITAA, from the coding sequence ATGAATATTGAAGCAGTCGACACATTCCAGGCCCGCGTAGCCAGGCACGCAGCCCTTGCCGATCCGGCACGCCTGCGAATCATGGACCTGCTGACCCTGGGCGACTTCTCGCCATCGGAACTGCAGGCCGAACTGGGCATGCCCGCCAACCTGCTCTCCCACCACCTCCGCACCCTGGAGGAAGCCGGCCTGGCAACCCGCCACCGCTCCGAAGCCGACAAGCGCCGCAGCTACCTCCGCCTCGCCACCGGCGCCCTCAGTGGGCTCGTGCCCGGGGCGGCACATACAGCGAGCCGTGTCCTGTTCGTCTGTACGCGCAACAGTGCCCGCTCCCAGCTGGCCACCGCCCTGTGGCGGCAGGTCAGCGACATCCCAGCAGCCTCGGCCGGAACGCGCCCCGCAAACCGCATCGCCCGCGGAGCCATCGAGACCGCCCGGCGTCATGGGCTGGACCTGCCCGACATCGCACCGCGCACCCTGGAAGAGGTTGCGGAGGAGGCCGACCTGGTAGTGACCGTCTGCGACAACGCCCACGAAGAACTGACCGGGCTGGGCGGAATCCATTGGTCCGTGCCGGATCCCCTCCGCCTGGACACGGCGGCTGCCTTTGACCATGCCTTCGATGACATCACCCGCCGGATCAACGACCTCGCGCCACGCATCACCGCCGCCTGA